Proteins encoded together in one Planctomyces sp. SH-PL14 window:
- a CDS encoding alpha/beta fold hydrolase — MTAPPPAPPAAGEGCPTPLAWAEVVQAFQELGEVREHAFSRRAVTSRRLGRGKPIYFLNHASGDGLLFALTAWLLKDEAECVVIDYPAVRSGLTAAGFLPAVVEGLEQVRSDLGHGSVNVYGATLGGLCGLEWMRQRPGSVARGILQTPMFSVPWTPMERTLFALGRRLPGTLAGLPGWKGMLERNHRDWFPPFDPTRWDFLLANQGATPLRDAAVRLRAAGTPLSAETKSIAQPVLIVRTEGEGAGLTRNAETLAATLPHATTEWMHTAGHSPFLTHPHRLVKLIRAHLLE, encoded by the coding sequence ATGACGGCTCCTCCCCCTGCCCCTCCAGCGGCCGGAGAGGGGTGTCCCACGCCGCTCGCCTGGGCCGAGGTCGTCCAGGCGTTCCAGGAACTCGGCGAAGTCCGGGAGCACGCGTTCTCTCGGCGGGCCGTCACCTCCCGGCGGCTCGGTCGCGGGAAGCCGATCTATTTCCTCAATCACGCTTCCGGGGACGGTCTCCTCTTTGCGCTGACGGCTTGGCTCCTCAAGGACGAAGCGGAGTGTGTCGTCATCGATTACCCGGCCGTTCGAAGCGGGCTGACGGCCGCCGGGTTCCTTCCCGCCGTCGTTGAGGGGCTCGAACAGGTCCGTTCCGACCTGGGGCACGGCTCCGTCAATGTCTACGGCGCGACGCTGGGCGGACTGTGCGGCCTCGAGTGGATGCGCCAGCGGCCCGGCTCCGTCGCGCGGGGGATCCTGCAGACGCCGATGTTCTCCGTTCCCTGGACGCCCATGGAGCGAACGTTGTTCGCTCTCGGCCGTCGCCTCCCTGGAACGCTGGCGGGCCTGCCAGGGTGGAAGGGGATGCTGGAACGGAACCACCGCGACTGGTTTCCTCCGTTCGATCCGACCCGCTGGGATTTTTTGCTCGCCAACCAGGGAGCGACGCCGCTCCGAGACGCCGCGGTTCGGCTTCGCGCGGCGGGGACGCCGCTCTCTGCGGAGACGAAGAGCATCGCGCAGCCCGTGCTGATCGTCCGCACGGAAGGTGAAGGGGCGGGTCTGACGCGCAACGCCGAGACGCTGGCGGCGACTCTTCCGCACGCGACGACGGAGTGGATGCACACGGCCGGCCACTCGCCGTTCCTGACGCATCCGCACCGGCTGGTCAAGCTGATCCGGGCGCACCTGTTGGAATAA
- the groL gene encoding chaperonin GroEL (60 kDa chaperone family; promotes refolding of misfolded polypeptides especially under stressful conditions; forms two stacked rings of heptamers to form a barrel-shaped 14mer; ends can be capped by GroES; misfolded proteins enter the barrel where they are refolded when GroES binds), with protein sequence MAKQLLFDDRARLKLQRGVRTLADAVAVTMGPTGRNVIIDKSFGNPVVTKDGVTVSKEVELEDPYEHMGAKLVNEVASKTSDQAGDGTTTATVLARAIYEEGLRSITMGANPTIVRKGIEKAVDAAIAFLEGMAKPVDDKKQIEHVGAISANNDLEIGKLIAEAMEKVGRDGVITVEEGKSNATTLELTEGMQFDKGFISPYFITDSGSMTAVLDNALILLYEKKISNLRELVPVLEKVARLGKPLLIVAEDVDGEALTALVVNRLRGVLNVCAVKAPGFGDRRKAMLGDMAVLTGGTLISEDLGIKLEAVDIAHLGKAKKIEVDKDSCTIIDGAGKEDEIQKRIGQIRKHIEDTDSEYDREKFQERLAKLTGGVAIISVGAATEAEMKQTKARMEDALHATRAAVEEGILPGGGTALLRTIEAVQGVKAKGDEQIGIQIITRALEAPIRQIADNTGLDGAVIADEVKQKTGNVGYNAATGDYVDMYKAGVIDPAKVVKSALRNAASIAGLMLTTQVLITKNEDSGSKKSLVEGAVK encoded by the coding sequence GTGGCTAAGCAACTTCTCTTCGACGACCGTGCCCGGCTGAAGCTGCAGCGCGGCGTCCGGACGCTGGCCGACGCCGTCGCCGTGACGATGGGTCCGACCGGCCGCAACGTGATCATCGACAAGTCGTTCGGCAACCCCGTCGTCACCAAGGACGGCGTGACGGTGTCGAAGGAAGTCGAGCTGGAAGACCCCTACGAGCACATGGGGGCCAAGCTCGTCAACGAAGTCGCCAGCAAGACGAGCGATCAGGCCGGCGACGGCACGACGACCGCCACCGTCCTGGCCCGGGCGATCTACGAAGAAGGCCTCCGCTCGATCACCATGGGGGCCAACCCCACGATCGTCCGCAAGGGGATCGAAAAGGCGGTCGACGCCGCCATCGCCTTCCTGGAAGGGATGGCCAAGCCGGTCGACGACAAGAAGCAGATCGAGCACGTCGGCGCGATCTCGGCCAACAACGACCTCGAGATCGGCAAGCTGATTGCCGAAGCGATGGAGAAGGTCGGCCGCGACGGCGTCATCACCGTCGAAGAAGGGAAGTCGAACGCGACGACCCTCGAGCTGACGGAAGGGATGCAGTTCGACAAGGGATTCATCTCCCCGTACTTCATCACCGACTCGGGCTCGATGACGGCCGTTCTCGACAACGCCCTGATCCTGCTCTACGAAAAGAAGATCTCCAACCTGCGGGAACTCGTCCCGGTTCTGGAGAAGGTCGCCCGCCTCGGCAAGCCGCTGCTGATCGTGGCGGAAGACGTTGACGGCGAAGCCCTCACGGCCCTCGTCGTGAACCGGCTCCGCGGCGTCCTCAACGTCTGTGCCGTCAAGGCCCCGGGCTTCGGCGACCGCCGCAAGGCGATGCTGGGCGACATGGCGGTCCTGACCGGCGGCACGCTGATCTCCGAAGACCTCGGGATCAAGCTGGAAGCGGTCGATATCGCTCATCTCGGCAAGGCCAAGAAGATCGAAGTCGACAAGGACTCCTGCACGATCATCGATGGGGCCGGCAAGGAAGACGAGATCCAGAAGCGGATCGGCCAGATCCGCAAGCACATCGAAGACACCGACTCGGAATACGACCGCGAGAAGTTCCAGGAACGGCTCGCCAAGCTGACCGGCGGAGTCGCGATCATCAGCGTCGGTGCGGCGACCGAAGCGGAAATGAAGCAGACCAAGGCCCGGATGGAAGACGCCCTCCACGCGACCCGCGCGGCCGTGGAAGAGGGAATCCTCCCCGGCGGCGGGACCGCTCTCCTCCGCACGATCGAAGCGGTCCAGGGAGTGAAGGCGAAGGGTGACGAGCAGATCGGCATCCAGATCATCACCCGCGCTCTCGAAGCCCCGATCCGTCAGATCGCCGACAACACCGGCCTCGACGGGGCGGTCATCGCCGACGAAGTCAAGCAGAAGACCGGCAACGTCGGCTACAACGCCGCCACCGGCGACTACGTTGACATGTACAAGGCGGGGGTCATCGACCCGGCGAAGGTCGTGAAGAGCGCCCTCCGCAACGCCGCATCGATCGCCGGCCTGATGCTGACGACCCAGGTTCTCATCACCAAGAACGAGGACAGCGGCAGCAAGAAGTCGCTCGTCGAAGGGGCCGTCAAGTAG
- a CDS encoding tetratricopeptide repeat protein, whose amino-acid sequence MSCSTSGNSPSRPVVRELRDRAVSYAEQGAYEAALTFFRAVVAVDPSPVSRLTFAVFLFENGEIAEAETELRTCWNDARRLSDPRLAALAAHNLSVLCRHEGQRATKESGRDRRIEAEQFCQWACNAWFRSPEAAGEGLPGWLRRLQAAFWMDAGEDDEAHKLLLSALPEAEPGERVLDEALRAWSGGDGRRAAAILEAGLSEPGVSLSAWERGELLERCGLVAGEIGNLRVAGKCFAEGAGAFGEARHFGARARCRQRQTRVDSLLALLDADPARN is encoded by the coding sequence ATGTCGTGTTCTACATCGGGGAATTCCCCATCGCGCCCGGTCGTCCGTGAATTGCGGGACCGTGCTGTTTCGTACGCGGAACAAGGCGCTTACGAGGCCGCCCTTACCTTCTTTCGGGCGGTCGTGGCGGTCGATCCGTCCCCGGTCTCCCGGCTGACGTTTGCGGTCTTTCTGTTCGAGAACGGCGAGATCGCAGAAGCCGAAACCGAACTCCGGACCTGCTGGAACGACGCCCGGCGGCTCTCCGATCCGCGCCTCGCCGCCCTCGCCGCCCACAACCTGTCGGTCCTCTGCCGGCACGAGGGACAACGGGCGACAAAGGAATCGGGACGAGATCGGCGGATCGAGGCCGAACAGTTCTGCCAATGGGCCTGCAATGCCTGGTTCCGATCGCCGGAGGCGGCCGGAGAGGGGCTTCCCGGCTGGCTCCGTCGGCTTCAGGCGGCATTCTGGATGGACGCGGGAGAAGATGACGAAGCGCACAAGCTCCTGCTGTCCGCCCTTCCCGAGGCCGAACCCGGGGAGCGGGTTCTCGACGAGGCGCTGCGGGCCTGGAGCGGAGGGGATGGAAGGCGGGCCGCGGCGATTCTGGAGGCCGGGCTGTCGGAGCCTGGGGTGAGCCTCTCCGCCTGGGAGCGGGGGGAACTGCTGGAACGTTGCGGACTGGTCGCTGGAGAAATCGGGAACCTTCGCGTCGCGGGAAAGTGCTTCGCGGAAGGGGCCGGCGCCTTCGGGGAAGCCCGTCACTTCGGGGCACGAGCCCGCTGCCGGCAGCGGCAGACACGGGTCGACTCGCTCCTGGCACTCCTCGATGCGGACCCGGCCCGAAACTGA
- a CDS encoding diguanylate cyclase, which produces MLTSPDIEAPPRSTAPHPMDSSRLLLALTSLVREGVAERGASTEEGVPLGVLRRLLAALHYRDPLTLHHSRRVALIALGIAERLGWEEHELYVLEAAALLHDIGKIGVPDHILYKPARLSPDEADLIGIHHFTGVGLLQACRMDRTTIQIVSDSYAAGTSEHSELHQGARILTVADAFDSMSRDQVYRKRMSREQIFRELIGQSGKRFDRNVVSALQRWVETDGLNVLRDEDCGSSIDAAVPVDSSTVGEAHTLCHVFSYLYLLETLYDGFYILNNDLKHIVWSRGAETLFRRPARDVLGETWSRRSVGWVNPDGKPYIDETCPMQRLLDSPRAGCVNVQLPDEAGKLQTYELLLLPILDDRHKLQGIAHCYRALDESRRRKGEFRELKLAATRDALTSLPNRKELDNFMTKLYGQFAKSEDSAPFSVIFCDIDRFKSVNDAYSHVVGDQVLVDFARILQDEVYSGELVARYGGEEFVVICPETDLEHAERRAERLRRTIAASLFGGDQKLKVTASFGVSQILRGEHVDDVIRRADEALFDAKKGGRNRTARRMPASEAASAAPAAASVPEQSSDFAARITGNNEVTVYLKTAVAADILVYKLSGFIEETKASLGKATKEEVELTIGKSSLFGGWGNTSDRQPIRIQVFFLGEDRSRGAAVRQEMRVVFSAVGKPKSTEQFQMRVSEVLDLFRGYCVAD; this is translated from the coding sequence ATGCTGACCAGTCCCGATATCGAGGCGCCGCCGCGGTCTACGGCTCCTCACCCGATGGATTCCTCGCGCCTGCTGCTGGCCCTGACGTCGCTCGTCCGGGAAGGGGTGGCGGAGCGCGGTGCGTCGACGGAAGAAGGCGTTCCCCTGGGAGTGCTCAGGCGGCTGCTGGCCGCGCTGCACTATCGCGATCCCCTGACGCTGCACCATTCCCGCCGCGTCGCCCTGATCGCTCTCGGGATTGCCGAGCGTCTCGGCTGGGAGGAGCACGAGCTCTACGTCCTGGAAGCGGCCGCCCTCCTGCACGACATCGGCAAGATCGGCGTTCCGGACCACATCCTGTACAAGCCCGCCCGGCTCAGTCCGGACGAGGCGGACCTGATCGGCATCCATCACTTCACCGGCGTGGGGCTGCTCCAGGCGTGCCGCATGGACCGGACCACGATCCAGATCGTCTCCGACAGCTACGCGGCCGGGACGAGCGAGCATTCGGAACTGCATCAGGGGGCCCGCATCCTGACGGTGGCGGACGCCTTCGACTCCATGTCGCGGGACCAGGTGTACCGCAAGCGGATGTCGCGGGAGCAGATCTTCCGGGAGCTGATCGGACAGTCAGGGAAGCGGTTCGACCGCAACGTCGTCTCCGCCCTCCAGCGGTGGGTGGAGACGGACGGGCTCAACGTCCTCCGCGACGAGGACTGCGGATCGTCGATCGATGCCGCCGTTCCGGTCGATTCGTCGACGGTCGGGGAAGCCCACACGCTGTGCCACGTCTTCTCCTACCTGTATCTCCTCGAGACGCTGTACGACGGCTTCTACATCCTCAACAACGACCTCAAGCACATCGTCTGGAGCCGCGGCGCCGAGACTCTCTTCCGGCGTCCCGCCCGGGACGTCCTGGGGGAGACGTGGTCGCGGCGGTCCGTCGGCTGGGTCAACCCGGACGGAAAGCCGTACATCGACGAGACCTGCCCGATGCAGCGGCTGCTCGACAGTCCGCGGGCCGGGTGCGTCAACGTCCAGCTTCCCGATGAAGCGGGGAAGCTCCAGACCTATGAGCTGTTGCTCCTGCCGATCCTCGACGATCGCCACAAGCTCCAGGGGATCGCTCACTGCTACCGGGCGCTCGACGAGTCCCGTCGGCGCAAGGGGGAGTTCCGCGAGCTCAAGCTCGCTGCGACCCGCGACGCCCTGACGTCGCTCCCGAACCGCAAGGAACTGGACAACTTCATGACCAAGCTCTACGGGCAGTTCGCCAAGTCCGAGGACTCGGCCCCGTTCAGCGTCATCTTCTGCGACATCGATCGCTTCAAGAGCGTCAACGACGCCTATTCACACGTTGTGGGGGACCAGGTCCTCGTCGACTTCGCCCGGATCCTGCAGGACGAGGTCTATTCCGGCGAGCTGGTGGCCCGTTACGGCGGCGAGGAGTTCGTCGTCATCTGTCCCGAGACCGACCTCGAGCACGCGGAGCGCCGCGCCGAGCGGTTGCGGCGGACCATTGCGGCGTCGCTGTTTGGCGGTGATCAGAAGCTCAAGGTGACCGCCTCGTTCGGCGTTTCGCAGATCCTGCGGGGCGAGCACGTGGACGACGTGATCCGCCGCGCGGACGAAGCTCTCTTCGACGCGAAGAAGGGGGGACGCAATCGGACTGCCCGCCGGATGCCTGCCTCGGAGGCGGCTTCGGCCGCGCCGGCGGCGGCGAGTGTTCCGGAGCAGAGTTCCGACTTCGCCGCGCGGATCACCGGCAACAATGAAGTCACGGTCTATCTGAAGACTGCGGTGGCCGCCGACATCCTGGTCTACAAGCTGAGCGGTTTCATTGAGGAGACCAAGGCCTCCCTCGGCAAGGCGACGAAGGAGGAGGTCGAGCTGACGATCGGGAAGTCCTCGCTCTTTGGGGGGTGGGGGAATACGTCGGACCGGCAGCCGATCCGTATCCAGGTGTTTTTCCTGGGTGAAGATCGTTCGCGGGGTGCGGCTGTCCGTCAGGAGATGCGGGTCGTCTTCTCGGCGGTGGGCAAGCCGAAGTCGACGGAGCAGTTCCAGATGCGTGTGTCCGAGGTGCTGGACCTGTTCCGTGGGTACTGCGTAGCCGACTGA
- a CDS encoding tetratricopeptide repeat protein gives MAKKKPSKAAKRPSPKLPKAPAGRTVRKRPASAAEKPGDTIVVDLGTRGQLGGEPAAVARELCRMADDEESKRTAEKLLKQAESLDPRCVLVPLQRGDRAGSTTRALPFYEKALKLVEQNLDRQKKEGKTLKRNSQEARDYQAVHRAIATALEAERRLVDAIPHYQAVLRVQPDDVATVESLALAFLEAQRVSDAADLLSRFEDVSYFTKALVEFRRNGPTPVAGQFLRRGHSENPHVAALLLGEIAFDEEIPDDLSPGSFGAAEFYLLRAMPAWRDAAGAISWLRSVLGKEVDSRRPRLRDRRAQVRTLLDRLKAVTEEDLDPWRLSVRPLHPGAPSERGQLCVVTNEVGDTLYQSTVFDDVPNTEMMIELLLETAQERKQRPSTMLFDDPRLIRRIETALQSIGTGTRLVEHSQRLDRAIEDLRNQIAQSLDHSDSSGAEDFERIPPSAEIWLVDAQRLPRWVQNDQNRYVRLQSIMVVSVSQGVIVSQRVETAEEKMPELVWQTVARAITHPFAGPAQRPAEVRVRTHDLRVALEGRLKPLGVRCVVTNEFAMFDEAHNMLLKSLAEDEEEKEELSLVKAGHSLERIESLYREACRLHRAAPWKVVPPERAVEIKGGRWRRPRYGLVIGQSGLLQGLCIYDSREDLERATGVESELDDINVLNLFYDEPQALPTEDHDAFLDHNWPVASPEGYPIVMRIRRRKAPQVPTEDELQMLTAFAGGLPDLLDAEGPEVVIDSPAGKVTLTWFETRPDKARKTGKPKK, from the coding sequence ATGGCCAAGAAAAAGCCATCCAAAGCCGCGAAACGTCCGAGCCCGAAGCTCCCCAAGGCTCCGGCGGGGCGGACGGTGCGGAAACGCCCTGCCTCCGCTGCTGAGAAGCCGGGCGACACGATCGTGGTCGACCTCGGAACCCGCGGGCAGCTGGGGGGCGAACCGGCTGCGGTCGCCCGCGAACTGTGCCGGATGGCGGACGATGAGGAGAGCAAGCGGACCGCGGAGAAACTCCTGAAGCAGGCCGAGAGCCTCGACCCGCGGTGCGTGCTGGTGCCGCTGCAGCGCGGCGACCGGGCGGGCTCGACGACCCGCGCCCTCCCCTTCTACGAGAAGGCGCTGAAGCTCGTCGAACAGAACCTCGACCGGCAGAAGAAGGAGGGAAAGACACTCAAGCGGAACTCGCAGGAGGCGCGGGATTACCAGGCGGTCCATCGCGCGATCGCCACCGCGCTGGAGGCGGAGCGGCGGCTCGTCGACGCGATCCCCCATTACCAGGCGGTGCTGCGGGTCCAGCCCGATGACGTCGCCACGGTCGAGTCGCTGGCCCTGGCGTTTCTGGAGGCGCAGCGGGTCTCGGACGCGGCCGATCTCCTCAGCCGCTTTGAAGACGTCTCGTACTTCACGAAGGCCCTCGTCGAATTTCGCCGGAACGGCCCGACCCCCGTGGCCGGCCAGTTCCTCCGGCGGGGACATTCGGAAAACCCCCACGTTGCGGCGCTCCTCCTGGGCGAGATCGCCTTCGACGAAGAGATCCCCGACGACCTCTCCCCCGGCAGCTTCGGCGCGGCGGAGTTCTACCTCCTCCGGGCGATGCCCGCCTGGCGCGATGCCGCGGGAGCGATCAGCTGGCTGCGGTCGGTTCTGGGGAAGGAAGTTGACTCACGCCGTCCGCGTCTGCGGGACCGCCGGGCGCAGGTCCGGACACTGCTCGACCGCCTCAAGGCGGTGACGGAGGAAGACCTCGATCCGTGGCGGCTCTCGGTCCGGCCGCTCCATCCCGGGGCTCCCTCCGAGCGGGGGCAGCTCTGCGTGGTGACGAACGAAGTCGGGGACACGCTCTATCAGTCGACCGTCTTCGACGATGTTCCCAACACGGAGATGATGATCGAGCTCCTGCTCGAGACCGCTCAGGAGCGGAAGCAGCGCCCGTCCACGATGCTGTTCGACGATCCGCGGCTCATCCGGCGGATCGAGACGGCGCTGCAGTCGATCGGCACGGGGACTCGGCTCGTCGAGCACAGCCAGCGGCTCGATCGGGCGATCGAAGACCTCCGCAACCAGATCGCGCAGAGCCTCGACCATTCCGATAGCTCCGGGGCCGAGGACTTCGAGCGGATCCCGCCGTCGGCGGAGATCTGGCTCGTCGATGCCCAGCGGCTCCCCCGGTGGGTTCAGAACGACCAGAACCGGTATGTCCGGCTGCAGTCGATCATGGTGGTCTCTGTCTCCCAGGGGGTGATCGTCTCACAGCGGGTCGAGACCGCCGAGGAGAAGATGCCCGAGCTGGTCTGGCAGACCGTCGCGCGGGCCATCACGCATCCCTTCGCGGGTCCGGCCCAGCGCCCGGCGGAAGTCCGCGTCCGGACGCACGACCTGCGGGTGGCGCTCGAGGGCCGGCTCAAGCCGCTCGGCGTCCGGTGCGTCGTGACGAATGAGTTCGCGATGTTCGACGAAGCGCACAACATGCTCCTGAAGAGCCTCGCCGAAGACGAGGAGGAGAAGGAAGAGCTGTCGCTCGTGAAGGCGGGGCACTCGCTGGAGCGGATCGAGAGCCTCTACCGGGAGGCGTGCCGGCTGCACCGGGCCGCCCCGTGGAAGGTGGTTCCGCCGGAACGGGCGGTCGAAATCAAAGGCGGCCGCTGGCGGCGTCCGCGGTATGGCCTCGTGATCGGGCAGTCGGGGTTGCTGCAGGGGCTGTGTATCTACGACAGTCGGGAGGACCTGGAGCGGGCGACGGGAGTCGAATCCGAGCTCGACGACATCAACGTCCTGAATCTCTTTTACGACGAGCCCCAGGCGCTTCCGACTGAGGACCATGACGCCTTCCTCGATCACAACTGGCCGGTCGCCTCTCCCGAGGGGTATCCGATCGTCATGCGGATCCGGCGGCGGAAGGCTCCGCAGGTCCCGACGGAAGACGAGCTGCAGATGCTGACGGCGTTCGCTGGCGGGCTCCCCGATCTGCTGGACGCCGAGGGCCCGGAAGTGGTCATTGACTCACCGGCGGGCAAGGTGACGCTGACGTGGTTTGAAACCCGGCCTGACAAGGCTCGCAAGACTGGCAAGCCCAAGAAGTGA
- a CDS encoding prenyltransferase/squalene oxidase repeat-containing protein, whose product MSQILSFGQLILTFCLVAGLAQAQTPDKAEEARLKGYEFLKSQQLEDGSWEYAGHDVGITALCGLALIENGLPISDPIVESAQRYVVKNYQDVKQTYDITLAILFLSRVGDRDNRKPIRDLAARLIAGQNVDGGWHYTCPAATQSILVDSNERIKPQAGKGDNSCTQFAVLGLWVASRWGVNIDIPMLKVAERFVATQRPDGGWPYQHEDKPKEEEGNSTGTPAPTTSGTEAESKLNPSSPSMTFAGLFCLTVARATRIRAELNGVKLPKPKAPPTTAKKPRTNSARATDPMPAPMPMSDEPASNLLEVVDPGEKAKTLKEDPVFAKGLERAGLFAGSMSPGSARYFLWSVERMGVLLGQDKFGNTDWFNKGSTALITSQSKEGGWVSGEEGKGTLPDTAFAILFLRKANLGSDISRLLEGEPAKAFSVASKAGERFGSLADAIKGAKEGDVIRIDGSGPYDMPHLEIDKDLTIVAGTGYIPTFRYDIGYNADGKRSRPEDDREVRHMIRVNKGHLTMEGLALQMDAPVKNVSFSAVVINGGTLRMLNCIVSEANKMGMAAVRVTSPGEVTVRNSMLVGGRTGVEVLTGGKQKILIDNTLLFSTACVSVFNGPKPEDADCQLHLSRCAAYGTDIFNFRGLTTPISIQSDGVAYKGDWLGSSMLPAVDSHKGVNWQGTGNLFDVMRWVGSAGKQNMTVVDAKKFNSFFGVPEENGAKQTITFAAKRPLGAFNHAVRADDFEFSNTSNVFAYRRKAGLDAIVVGPGEGYLRFRESFDYRTWNLVATAP is encoded by the coding sequence GTGTCGCAAATTCTTTCGTTCGGGCAGCTCATTTTGACCTTCTGTCTGGTGGCCGGCCTGGCTCAGGCCCAGACTCCGGATAAAGCGGAGGAGGCCCGCCTCAAGGGGTACGAGTTCCTGAAGTCCCAGCAGCTCGAGGACGGGTCGTGGGAGTACGCCGGCCACGATGTCGGCATCACCGCACTCTGCGGACTGGCTCTGATCGAGAACGGGCTCCCGATCTCGGATCCGATCGTGGAAAGCGCTCAGCGGTACGTCGTCAAGAACTACCAGGACGTCAAGCAGACGTACGACATCACCCTGGCGATCCTGTTCCTCTCACGCGTCGGCGACCGCGACAACCGCAAGCCGATCCGCGACCTGGCGGCGCGGCTCATTGCCGGACAGAACGTGGACGGGGGCTGGCATTACACCTGTCCCGCAGCCACGCAGTCGATCCTGGTCGACAGCAATGAGCGGATCAAGCCGCAGGCGGGCAAAGGGGACAACAGCTGCACGCAGTTCGCCGTCCTGGGCCTGTGGGTCGCGTCGCGGTGGGGGGTCAACATCGACATCCCGATGCTCAAGGTGGCCGAGCGGTTCGTCGCCACCCAGCGACCCGACGGCGGCTGGCCCTACCAGCACGAGGACAAGCCCAAGGAAGAGGAAGGGAACTCGACCGGCACGCCCGCTCCGACGACCTCCGGCACCGAGGCGGAATCGAAGCTCAATCCCTCCAGCCCGTCGATGACCTTTGCCGGACTGTTCTGCCTCACCGTCGCGCGGGCCACCCGGATCCGGGCTGAGCTCAACGGCGTCAAGCTCCCCAAGCCCAAGGCACCGCCGACGACGGCCAAGAAGCCCCGCACGAACTCCGCGCGAGCCACCGATCCGATGCCGGCGCCGATGCCGATGTCCGACGAGCCGGCTTCGAACCTCCTGGAGGTGGTCGATCCCGGCGAGAAAGCCAAGACGCTGAAGGAAGACCCGGTCTTCGCCAAGGGGCTGGAGCGGGCCGGACTGTTCGCCGGCAGCATGTCTCCCGGCTCGGCCCGCTACTTCCTGTGGTCCGTCGAGCGGATGGGAGTCCTCCTGGGGCAGGACAAGTTCGGAAACACCGACTGGTTCAACAAGGGCTCGACGGCGCTCATCACCAGCCAGTCGAAGGAAGGGGGATGGGTCAGCGGCGAGGAAGGGAAGGGGACGCTCCCCGACACCGCCTTCGCGATTCTGTTCCTCCGCAAGGCGAACCTCGGCAGCGACATCTCCCGGCTGCTCGAAGGGGAGCCGGCCAAAGCGTTCTCAGTCGCGTCCAAGGCCGGAGAACGGTTCGGATCTCTGGCCGATGCAATCAAGGGGGCCAAGGAGGGGGACGTGATCCGGATCGACGGCTCCGGTCCTTACGACATGCCGCACCTCGAGATCGACAAGGACCTCACGATTGTCGCCGGCACCGGCTACATCCCGACCTTCCGCTATGACATCGGCTACAACGCCGACGGCAAGCGGTCGCGTCCTGAGGACGACCGGGAGGTCCGGCACATGATCCGGGTCAACAAGGGGCACCTCACGATGGAGGGGCTCGCTCTCCAGATGGACGCTCCGGTCAAGAACGTTTCCTTCTCCGCGGTGGTCATCAACGGCGGCACGCTGCGGATGCTCAACTGCATCGTCTCGGAAGCGAACAAGATGGGGATGGCGGCGGTCCGTGTCACCTCGCCGGGCGAGGTCACGGTCCGCAACTCGATGCTGGTCGGCGGGCGGACGGGCGTTGAAGTCCTGACGGGGGGGAAGCAGAAGATCCTCATCGACAATACGCTCCTCTTTTCCACCGCCTGCGTGAGCGTCTTCAACGGTCCCAAGCCGGAAGACGCCGACTGCCAGCTCCACCTTTCCCGGTGTGCCGCCTACGGGACGGACATCTTCAACTTCCGCGGCCTCACGACCCCCATCTCCATTCAGAGCGACGGCGTCGCCTACAAGGGGGACTGGCTTGGCTCCTCGATGCTCCCCGCTGTCGATTCCCACAAAGGGGTGAACTGGCAGGGGACGGGGAATCTGTTCGACGTCATGCGGTGGGTTGGGAGCGCCGGCAAGCAGAATATGACGGTCGTCGATGCCAAGAAGTTCAACTCGTTCTTCGGCGTCCCCGAGGAGAACGGCGCCAAGCAGACGATCACCTTTGCGGCGAAGCGGCCGCTCGGCGCGTTCAACCATGCGGTGCGGGCGGACGACTTCGAGTTCTCGAACACGTCGAACGTTTTCGCTTACCGTCGTAAGGCGGGCCTGGATGCGATCGTCGTCGGTCCTGGCGAAGGGTATCTGCGGTTCCGCGAGAGCTTCGACTATCGCACGTGGAATCTGGTCGCGACGGCCCCGTGA